The Microbacterium horticulturae genome has a window encoding:
- a CDS encoding winged helix DNA-binding domain-containing protein yields MDLQRLRSHRLRSHRLTAPAASVADAAAHMLAVQAQDFWGGRWALASRTRRDPTVRDVDAVFDDGSLVRSWTMRGTLHLIPAADLRWVLAATGERQWRQAASVRRAIGLDDAEIDRAETLLRAALAGGGRLTRAEAFDVLAAGGIDPGGGRGLQVLFALSVRGAIVQGPVVHRTAGVTREQYLVLMEEWVGDAAAPADPVAELFARYIIGHGPARAADFAWWSGLPVTVARQAASHADPRVREIEEGLYTATEQPRPSPGTSSVFALPTYEEYVISYADRSAAGQDDVLRVVMAGGNGMVRPVILADGEVVGTWKHSRAVGRHRDAPVAELFDGRGPAASTLAEALGRYSRFIAG; encoded by the coding sequence ATGGATCTGCAGCGGCTGCGTTCCCATCGACTCCGTTCGCATCGCCTGACTGCGCCGGCGGCGTCGGTGGCGGATGCCGCGGCCCACATGCTGGCTGTGCAGGCACAGGACTTCTGGGGCGGGCGCTGGGCCCTGGCATCCCGCACCCGGCGCGACCCCACGGTGCGTGACGTCGACGCCGTTTTCGACGACGGCTCGCTCGTGCGCTCGTGGACCATGCGGGGCACGCTGCACCTGATCCCCGCCGCTGATCTGCGCTGGGTGCTCGCGGCGACGGGCGAGCGGCAATGGCGTCAGGCCGCCTCGGTGCGTCGCGCGATCGGCCTCGACGATGCCGAGATCGACCGCGCCGAAACTCTGCTGCGAGCCGCGCTCGCCGGTGGCGGGCGCCTCACCCGCGCGGAGGCGTTCGATGTCCTCGCCGCCGGCGGCATCGACCCTGGCGGCGGACGCGGACTGCAGGTGCTCTTCGCGCTGTCGGTGCGTGGAGCGATCGTGCAGGGGCCGGTCGTGCACCGCACCGCGGGCGTCACGCGCGAGCAGTACCTCGTGCTGATGGAGGAGTGGGTGGGGGATGCCGCAGCCCCCGCCGACCCCGTCGCCGAGCTGTTCGCCCGCTACATCATCGGACACGGTCCCGCCCGCGCCGCCGACTTCGCATGGTGGTCGGGCCTGCCGGTGACCGTTGCGCGCCAGGCCGCCTCGCACGCGGACCCGCGCGTGCGCGAGATCGAGGAAGGGCTGTACACGGCCACCGAACAGCCGCGACCGTCACCGGGCACCTCGTCCGTGTTCGCACTGCCCACATATGAGGAGTACGTGATCTCGTACGCCGACCGGTCAGCCGCGGGCCAGGATGACGTGCTGCGCGTGGTCATGGCGGGCGGCAACGGCATGGTGCGCCCGGTGATCCTGGCCGACGGCGAGGTCGTGGGCACGTGGAAGCACTCACGCGCCGTCGGTCGCCACCGCGACGCGCCCGTCGCCGAGCTGTTCGATGGGCGCGGGCCCGCGGCATCCACCCTCGCCGAAGCCCTCGGCCGTTACTCGCGGTTCATCGCGGGGTGA
- a CDS encoding HAD-IA family hydrolase, with translation MPHTFTARAVLLDMDGTLVDSTAVVERLWLEWAADHGLDDDRVLSVIHGRQGHESMAILLPDRDPAINRAENAQMLSAEGVDTDGVVAVPGASALLEALRGTPHALVTSADERLATARMDAAALRVPDVRVTAEHVTRSKPDPEGFLRGAQLLGVAPRDCLAFEDSQAGIAAALAAGTTVIGVGERAAGHGAAAVVGDLSGVSARAVDGGIEVSVG, from the coding sequence ATGCCGCACACCTTCACCGCCCGCGCCGTGCTCCTTGACATGGACGGCACGCTCGTCGACTCGACTGCCGTGGTCGAGCGGCTCTGGCTCGAGTGGGCGGCCGACCACGGGCTCGACGACGATCGCGTCCTCAGCGTCATCCACGGACGTCAGGGTCACGAGAGCATGGCGATCCTGCTGCCCGACCGCGACCCGGCCATCAACCGCGCCGAGAATGCGCAGATGCTCTCCGCCGAGGGCGTCGACACCGACGGCGTCGTCGCTGTGCCCGGGGCATCCGCTCTCCTCGAGGCACTGCGCGGCACGCCGCACGCGCTGGTGACGTCAGCGGACGAGAGGCTGGCGACGGCGCGAATGGATGCCGCAGCGCTGCGCGTTCCCGACGTGCGCGTGACCGCAGAGCACGTGACGCGCAGCAAGCCCGACCCCGAGGGCTTCCTGCGCGGAGCACAGCTTCTGGGCGTGGCGCCGCGCGACTGCCTCGCGTTCGAGGATTCGCAGGCGGGCATCGCCGCGGCCCTCGCGGCCGGCACCACCGTCATCGGCGTCGGCGAGCGCGCAGCAGGCCATGGCGCAGCCGCAGTCGTCGGCGACCTCTCCGGGGTGAGCGCCCGCGCCGTCGACGGCGGCATCGAGGTCTCCGTGGGCTGA
- a CDS encoding XRE family transcriptional regulator, producing the protein MASTVELATLGHRIRHHRLSTGLTLDELGARVGVAGSHLSLIENGKREPKLSLLQQIAKVTGTDVTDLLSTEPPNRRAALEIELDRAQSTTVFRRLGIPPVKPSKGVSDETLESILGLHRELQRRENEAIATPEEARRANTELRLRMRARNNYLPDIEKLAEKQLKAAGHSTGALTHRTVSIMAEQLGFELIYVNDLPHSARSVTDLENGRIYLPPASIPGGHGLRSMALQAMAHRLLGHQPPTDYADFLRQRLEINYYAACALMPETAAVAFLQQAKKDRNLAVEDFRDAFGVTHEAAGMRMTNLVTQHLGIPLHFLRVDSAGAISRVYENDDLPLPSDVTGAVEGQVVCRKFSARSAFAEQNRTTEHYQYTDTPAGTFWCATQTGATADGEFSITVGVPFDDAKWFRGRETPQRATSTCPDESCCHRPDLALTERWEGKAWPSARVHMQMFSPLPRGAFPGVDDGEVYTFLDRHAGE; encoded by the coding sequence ATGGCTTCGACCGTCGAACTCGCGACCCTGGGTCACCGCATCCGTCACCATCGCCTCAGCACCGGGCTCACGCTCGATGAGCTGGGCGCTCGGGTGGGGGTGGCCGGCAGCCACCTCAGCCTCATCGAGAACGGCAAGCGCGAGCCGAAGCTGTCGCTGCTGCAGCAGATCGCGAAGGTGACGGGCACCGACGTCACCGACCTGCTCTCCACCGAGCCGCCGAATCGTCGCGCGGCGCTGGAGATCGAGCTCGACCGCGCGCAGTCGACGACGGTGTTCCGGCGACTCGGGATCCCCCCGGTCAAGCCGAGCAAGGGCGTCAGCGACGAGACGCTCGAGTCGATCCTCGGGCTGCACCGCGAGCTGCAGCGGCGCGAGAACGAGGCCATCGCGACCCCCGAAGAGGCCCGACGCGCCAACACCGAGCTGCGGCTGCGAATGCGCGCGCGCAACAATTACCTGCCCGATATCGAGAAGCTCGCCGAGAAGCAGCTGAAGGCCGCCGGCCACAGCACGGGCGCCCTCACCCACCGCACCGTGAGCATCATGGCCGAGCAGCTGGGCTTCGAGCTCATCTACGTCAATGACCTGCCGCACTCGGCGCGCTCGGTGACCGACCTTGAGAACGGGCGGATCTATCTGCCCCCGGCATCCATCCCCGGCGGCCACGGGCTGCGCTCGATGGCGCTGCAGGCGATGGCGCACCGGCTGCTCGGGCATCAGCCGCCCACCGACTACGCCGACTTCCTGCGACAGCGGCTGGAGATCAACTACTACGCCGCCTGCGCGCTCATGCCCGAGACCGCCGCAGTCGCCTTCCTGCAGCAGGCGAAGAAGGACCGCAATCTCGCGGTCGAGGATTTTCGGGATGCGTTCGGGGTCACGCATGAAGCCGCCGGCATGCGCATGACGAACCTGGTCACACAGCACCTCGGCATTCCCCTGCACTTCCTGCGCGTGGACAGCGCGGGGGCCATCTCACGGGTGTACGAGAACGACGATCTGCCGCTGCCGTCGGACGTCACCGGGGCTGTGGAAGGTCAGGTCGTGTGCCGCAAGTTCTCGGCGCGGTCGGCATTCGCCGAGCAGAACCGCACCACCGAGCACTACCAGTACACCGACACCCCCGCCGGCACGTTCTGGTGCGCGACGCAGACCGGGGCGACCGCCGACGGCGAGTTCTCGATCACGGTGGGCGTGCCGTTCGATGACGCGAAATGGTTCCGCGGACGCGAGACCCCGCAGCGCGCGACCTCGACGTGCCCCGACGAATCCTGCTGCCACCGGCCCGACCTCGCGCTCACGGAGCGGTGGGAGGGCAAGGCCTGGCCGAGCGCCCGCGTGCACATGCAGATGTTCTCGCCGCTGCCCCGCGGCGCGTTCCCCGGCGTGGACGACGGCGAGGTGTACACCTTCCTCGACCGGCACGCCGGTGAGTAG
- a CDS encoding MFS transporter: MAPGRRGLVLLLIHAALMQIIIFGMRPSLSYAALGLGASPAALGVLSAFYALPALFLALPAGRVVDLIGERRGMVIGAVTVAAAAGVAVAGHGSLALLIAASVLLGCGQMFTVLGEQSYVGAISTAGRSDTTFGIYGFAVAFGQTVGPALLVLPGGTPQMPPVGLIFAVSLGCAALMLIVSVLIRSPARAVSPDRQGMLRAARGVLSTAGLPNALIAGSLVLASVDIFIAYAPLVGQDRGLPAAVISLMLIARSGFSMFSRLFLGPLSRTFGRRWLLVGSILGSALMLGAFVFDLPAGVLIAFACGYGFVIGICQPITMSWISLIAPTGTRALAMSMRLAANRLGQTVLPASLGLLAAAAGAAGVLGASSVMLLIAAAAGLGVPSDPAAGTVTDKEPS; encoded by the coding sequence ATGGCTCCCGGGCGGCGTGGGCTGGTACTGCTGCTCATCCACGCCGCTCTCATGCAGATCATCATCTTCGGCATGCGGCCGTCGCTCTCGTATGCGGCGCTGGGCCTGGGAGCGTCGCCGGCCGCGCTCGGTGTGCTGTCGGCGTTCTACGCGCTGCCGGCGCTGTTTCTCGCCCTGCCTGCCGGGCGCGTGGTCGACCTCATCGGCGAGCGACGCGGCATGGTGATCGGGGCGGTCACCGTGGCGGCCGCCGCGGGGGTGGCCGTCGCCGGCCACGGCTCTCTCGCTCTGCTCATCGCCGCCTCGGTGCTGCTCGGTTGCGGCCAGATGTTCACGGTGCTCGGCGAGCAGTCGTACGTCGGCGCGATCTCCACGGCCGGGCGGTCCGACACGACGTTCGGCATCTATGGGTTCGCGGTCGCCTTCGGCCAGACCGTAGGCCCCGCGCTGCTCGTGCTCCCGGGCGGAACGCCCCAGATGCCGCCGGTCGGGCTGATCTTCGCGGTGAGTCTGGGCTGCGCGGCGCTGATGCTCATCGTCTCGGTGCTGATCCGCAGCCCTGCGCGCGCCGTGTCGCCGGACCGGCAGGGGATGCTGCGCGCGGCCCGCGGGGTGCTGTCGACCGCGGGACTGCCGAACGCTCTGATCGCGGGAAGCCTCGTACTGGCGTCGGTCGACATCTTCATCGCCTACGCGCCGCTCGTCGGCCAAGACCGGGGTCTGCCCGCGGCGGTGATCAGCCTGATGCTGATCGCCCGGTCCGGCTTCTCGATGTTCTCCCGGCTGTTCCTCGGGCCGCTCTCCCGCACGTTCGGCCGGCGGTGGCTGCTGGTCGGCAGCATCCTCGGATCAGCTCTCATGCTCGGTGCGTTCGTCTTCGACCTGCCCGCCGGCGTGCTGATCGCCTTCGCCTGCGGCTACGGTTTCGTGATCGGCATCTGCCAGCCCATCACGATGTCGTGGATCTCACTCATCGCCCCCACCGGCACCCGGGCCCTCGCGATGTCGATGCGGCTGGCCGCCAACCGCCTCGGCCAGACCGTGCTGCCGGCCTCCCTCGGCCTGCTCGCCGCGGCAGCCGGCGCCGCCGGGGTGCTCGGGGCCAGCAGCGTCATGCTGCTGATCGCCGCCGCCGCAGGGCTCGGGGTGCCCTCCGACCCGGCCGCCGGCACCGTCACCGACAAGGAGCCCTCATGA
- a CDS encoding antibiotic biosynthesis monooxygenase — MSVWTPRILTPDTLPAIDRGGGARTIPLVTRETGATSFLNGVTEFAPGASIAHHSHNCVESVMIIEGSAIVDIDGVRTRLGRHDTTFVPANIAHHFENASPSEPMAIFWTYASVDATRRVDATGEVRRVDGEAGAADEERACRETARVRVRPGAEAAFESAATEAAGLFQQAAGCRSFELRRLLEEPSVYLLCIEWDSVADHLDRFRGSAAYSRWRELVRDLIVDDPEVAHDRLVIKGF; from the coding sequence ATGAGCGTCTGGACGCCGCGCATTCTCACGCCCGACACGCTGCCCGCCATCGACCGCGGCGGGGGAGCCCGCACGATTCCGCTGGTCACGCGCGAGACCGGGGCGACGTCGTTCCTCAACGGCGTCACCGAGTTCGCGCCCGGTGCCTCGATCGCCCACCACAGTCACAACTGCGTGGAGAGCGTCATGATCATCGAGGGCAGCGCGATCGTCGACATCGACGGCGTGCGCACGCGACTCGGCCGACATGACACCACCTTCGTCCCGGCGAACATCGCCCACCACTTCGAGAACGCCTCGCCGAGCGAACCCATGGCCATCTTCTGGACCTATGCGTCGGTCGACGCCACCCGCCGCGTCGATGCGACCGGCGAGGTGCGCCGCGTCGACGGCGAAGCCGGCGCGGCCGACGAAGAACGGGCCTGCCGCGAGACGGCGCGTGTGCGGGTGCGGCCGGGAGCCGAAGCCGCCTTCGAGTCCGCGGCCACCGAGGCGGCGGGCCTGTTTCAGCAGGCCGCCGGCTGCCGTTCGTTCGAGCTGCGTCGCCTCCTCGAAGAACCGTCGGTATACCTGTTGTGCATCGAATGGGACAGTGTCGCCGACCACCTCGACCGATTCCGGGGCAGCGCCGCATATTCGCGGTGGCGAGAGCTGGTTCGCGATCTCATTGTGGACGACCCCGAGGTCGCACACGATCGTCTGGTCATCAAGGGCTTCTGA
- a CDS encoding phosphoenolpyruvate carboxykinase (GTP) — protein sequence MALAESFTRTTPVGVRPLRGLREFGARPDVEGPGMQALAEWVDEIAALTQPDRIHWIDGSRAENDAILREMVDEGKLIKLNPEWRPGSYLARSDPKDVARTEARTFICSAKEIDAGPTNNWADPDEMHATLNGVFEGSMRGRTMYVIPFSMGAVGGPLSHIGVQVTDGAYAVASIGIMTRVGESVTRLIAEGAPWVKTVHSVGAPLAPGEQDVTWPCSDEKYIVHFPDTLEVYSYGSGYGGNAILAKKCFALRIASVIGRDEGWLAEHMLLIRVISPEGKKYHLAAAFPSACGKTNLAMLRPTIPGWRVETLGDDIAWLRPGDDGRLWAINPEAGFFGVAPGTGESTNVTAVETLWGNTIFTNVALRPDGDVWWEGLTDEIPEGLTDWEGNPWTPRSGRPAAHPNSRFTVSAAQCPQIADDWEEAVPLDAILFGGRRATNVPLVVEATDWTHGVFLGSNISSERTAAAEGTVGELRRDPFAMLPFCGYNMADYFGHWLKVGQKMRFDKAPRIFQVNWFRKGADGRFLWPGFGDNSRVIEWIARRVDGAVPAVESPIGRLPRIEDLDLDGLDVTEDDLAELFAVDPATWAQEADLTEEFYATFGSRVPAPLQAELSALRYRLKQAAQD from the coding sequence ATGGCACTTGCCGAATCCTTCACCCGTACGACGCCGGTCGGCGTCCGTCCGCTGCGCGGACTGCGCGAGTTCGGCGCACGCCCCGACGTCGAGGGCCCCGGCATGCAGGCGCTGGCGGAATGGGTCGACGAGATCGCCGCCCTGACGCAGCCCGACCGCATCCACTGGATCGACGGCTCGCGCGCTGAGAATGACGCGATCCTGCGCGAGATGGTCGACGAGGGCAAACTCATCAAGCTCAATCCCGAGTGGCGCCCCGGTTCGTACCTGGCCCGCTCCGACCCGAAGGACGTCGCACGCACCGAAGCGCGCACGTTCATCTGCTCGGCGAAGGAGATCGACGCGGGCCCCACGAACAACTGGGCCGACCCCGACGAGATGCACGCCACGCTCAACGGTGTGTTCGAGGGTTCGATGCGCGGTCGCACGATGTACGTCATCCCGTTCTCGATGGGAGCCGTCGGCGGGCCCCTTTCGCACATCGGCGTGCAGGTGACCGACGGCGCCTACGCCGTGGCATCCATCGGCATCATGACCCGGGTGGGGGAGAGCGTCACCCGGCTGATCGCCGAGGGTGCGCCGTGGGTCAAGACCGTGCACTCGGTCGGCGCGCCGCTGGCGCCGGGCGAGCAGGACGTCACCTGGCCGTGCAGCGACGAGAAGTACATCGTGCACTTTCCCGACACGCTCGAGGTGTACTCGTACGGCTCGGGCTACGGCGGCAACGCGATCCTCGCGAAGAAGTGCTTCGCCCTGCGAATCGCGTCGGTCATCGGCCGTGACGAGGGCTGGCTGGCCGAGCACATGCTGCTCATCCGCGTGATCTCGCCCGAGGGCAAGAAATACCACCTGGCAGCGGCGTTCCCGTCGGCCTGCGGTAAGACGAACCTGGCGATGCTGCGCCCGACGATCCCCGGCTGGCGGGTCGAGACCCTCGGTGACGACATCGCCTGGCTCCGTCCCGGCGACGACGGGCGCCTGTGGGCCATCAACCCCGAGGCGGGCTTCTTCGGCGTCGCACCCGGCACCGGCGAGTCGACCAACGTCACCGCCGTCGAGACGCTGTGGGGCAACACGATCTTCACGAACGTCGCACTGCGCCCGGACGGCGACGTGTGGTGGGAGGGACTGACCGACGAGATCCCCGAGGGCCTCACCGACTGGGAGGGCAACCCGTGGACGCCGCGGTCGGGACGCCCGGCGGCGCACCCGAACTCGCGCTTCACGGTCAGCGCCGCGCAGTGCCCGCAGATAGCGGACGACTGGGAAGAGGCGGTGCCACTGGACGCCATTCTCTTCGGCGGGCGCCGCGCGACCAACGTGCCGCTCGTGGTCGAGGCCACCGACTGGACGCACGGCGTCTTCCTCGGCTCGAACATCTCGAGCGAGCGTACCGCCGCGGCCGAAGGCACCGTCGGAGAGCTGCGCCGCGATCCGTTCGCGATGCTGCCGTTCTGCGGATACAACATGGCCGACTACTTCGGCCACTGGCTGAAGGTCGGGCAGAAGATGCGCTTCGACAAGGCACCGCGCATCTTCCAGGTCAACTGGTTCCGCAAGGGGGCGGACGGCCGCTTCCTCTGGCCGGGCTTCGGCGACAACTCGCGCGTGATCGAGTGGATCGCCCGCCGCGTCGACGGGGCCGTCCCCGCCGTCGAGAGCCCGATCGGCCGGCTGCCGCGTATCGAAGACCTCGACCTCGATGGCCTGGACGTGACCGAGGACGATCTCGCCGAGCTGTTCGCGGTCGACCCCGCCACCTGGGCGCAGGAGGCCGACCTCACGGAAGAGTTCTACGCCACTTTCGGCAGCCGCGTTCCCGCGCCGCTGCAGGCCGAGCTGTCGGCGCTGCGCTACCGCCTCAAGCAGGCCGCGCAGGACTGA
- a CDS encoding response regulator, translating into MTVTPIRTLIVDDDFRVAEIHAGFVWKVPGFEVVGIAHSAADALDHVGTDQPDLVLLDLYLPDASGLELMRRLAEAPSPPGVIVISAARDLAHVRAAIAQGVVHYLVKPFRFAAFSERLIAFRDLHQRLDDLDSRRAEADQHEVDGLFQLMRTGTIATPPKGLSAETMRAVRDLLRTTATDVSASDVAQALGMSRPTAQRYLSALAQQGAIEMRLRYGTTGRPEHRYRIATA; encoded by the coding sequence ATGACCGTCACGCCCATCCGCACGCTGATCGTCGACGACGACTTCCGCGTGGCCGAGATCCACGCGGGTTTCGTCTGGAAGGTCCCCGGGTTCGAGGTCGTCGGCATCGCCCACTCGGCCGCCGACGCGCTCGATCATGTGGGCACCGATCAGCCGGATCTGGTCCTCCTCGACCTGTACCTGCCCGACGCCTCGGGACTCGAGCTCATGCGCCGGCTGGCCGAAGCGCCCTCCCCACCCGGGGTGATCGTCATCTCGGCGGCCCGCGATCTCGCCCACGTCCGCGCGGCCATCGCACAAGGGGTGGTGCACTACCTGGTCAAGCCCTTCCGCTTCGCCGCGTTCTCCGAGCGCCTCATCGCCTTCCGTGATCTGCATCAGCGTCTCGACGACCTCGACTCGCGTCGGGCAGAGGCCGACCAGCACGAGGTCGACGGCCTCTTCCAGCTCATGCGCACCGGCACCATCGCCACCCCGCCGAAAGGGCTCTCCGCCGAGACGATGCGCGCGGTGCGCGACCTGCTGCGTACGACGGCCACCGACGTCTCGGCGTCCGACGTCGCGCAGGCGCTCGGCATGAGCCGCCCGACCGCGCAACGGTACCTGTCCGCGCTCGCCCAGCAGGGCGCCATCGAGATGCGGCTGCGGTACGGCACCACCGGGCGCCCCGAGCACCGCTACCGCATCGCGACGGCCTGA
- a CDS encoding Ldh family oxidoreductase — protein sequence MHTDTVVPPAELRSFAARVLVTLGVPDADADLVADSLVVAEEWGHPSHGLLRLPWYAARLRTGRIQPVTHLTVLSDRGALVSVDGNAGVGQVVTARAMDLAVARAKEHGIGAVGVRNSNHFGTAAYFTRRAVAAGCAAILTTNGSPAMAPWGGLDKAVGANPWSFAAPDGRGDAAVLDIANTGVARGKIYAAAEKGEELPDGWALDAQGRPTTDPAAALDGGVVLPMGGHKGYAISFMMDVFSGVLTGSSFGLDVGGPWQPDAHSGAGHVAIAIDIAAFQPAAEFDRKMDALMAQVKGVRRAPDAGEILYPGELENRHRAEGRGIHLPEKTVADLRDLAAECGVDAAW from the coding sequence ATGCACACCGACACCGTCGTCCCGCCCGCCGAGCTGCGTTCCTTCGCAGCCCGGGTCCTGGTCACCCTGGGCGTGCCTGACGCCGACGCAGACCTCGTCGCCGACTCGCTCGTCGTCGCCGAGGAGTGGGGGCATCCCTCGCACGGGCTGTTGCGGCTTCCCTGGTACGCGGCACGGCTGCGCACCGGCCGCATCCAGCCTGTCACGCATCTCACCGTGCTCAGCGACCGGGGCGCACTGGTCAGCGTCGACGGCAACGCGGGTGTCGGCCAGGTGGTGACCGCGCGGGCGATGGACCTCGCGGTGGCCCGGGCGAAGGAGCACGGCATCGGCGCGGTGGGCGTGCGCAACTCGAACCACTTCGGCACGGCGGCGTACTTCACCCGCCGGGCCGTCGCGGCGGGGTGCGCGGCGATCCTGACGACCAACGGTTCGCCGGCGATGGCACCGTGGGGCGGCCTCGACAAGGCGGTCGGCGCGAACCCGTGGTCGTTTGCGGCGCCGGACGGGCGGGGGGATGCCGCGGTGCTCGACATCGCGAACACCGGGGTCGCCCGGGGCAAGATCTATGCCGCCGCCGAGAAGGGTGAGGAGCTTCCCGACGGCTGGGCGCTGGACGCCCAGGGGCGGCCGACCACGGATCCGGCGGCGGCGCTGGACGGTGGGGTGGTCCTGCCGATGGGCGGTCACAAGGGATATGCCATCTCCTTCATGATGGACGTGTTCTCGGGAGTGCTCACCGGGTCGTCGTTCGGACTCGATGTGGGTGGACCCTGGCAGCCCGACGCGCACAGCGGAGCGGGCCATGTGGCGATCGCCATCGACATCGCGGCGTTCCAGCCGGCCGCCGAGTTCGACCGGAAGATGGATGCGCTCATGGCCCAGGTCAAGGGCGTGCGCCGGGCGCCCGACGCGGGGGAGATCCTCTACCCGGGCGAGCTGGAGAACCGACATCGCGCCGAGGGCCGCGGCATCCATCTTCCGGAGAAGACGGTCGCGGACCTGCGCGACCTGGCCGCCGAATGCGGGGTCGACGCGGCCTGGTGA
- a CDS encoding ATP-binding protein, protein MARSSIRLSTNILRTQIAVLLGALLVAFGLSLWQSHELLVHQFEERALAIANTVTVAPGIADAVVAGDPSGFVQERAEAIRHSTGALFVVVTDDHGIRLSHPVPERIGEHVSTDPSEALAGKTVVNMEHGTLGLSARAKVPLRTDGGRIVGEVSVGIDAEEIAASLGRLLPSIALYSGIALTVGVVGSLFLARRLKRQTFGLELNEIATLLQEREAMLHGVAEGVIGIGPSGRIALINDEARRLLGLDDAAVGVQVDRTTPPGRIRDVLTGTVAGSDLVVLTDEHCLVMNRMPVSMQGRDLGHIVTISDRTEQEGLLRELDSVRGLTDALRAQQHEFANRVHALSGMLELGRFDEAVDYVAELSATATDLATRLQRQIASPQLVGLLVAKSVVAAERGVALVLTDESDLAEGEADARALLTVLGNLVDNAIDAAVVGPGPHRVEVDVRCVGDSVRVRVRDSGPGVDPEIAEAVFEDGFTTKPDDGVRRRGLGLALVHRVVAQHAGRIEVSPGPGAVFTVTLPRHAAGTPVATEMTA, encoded by the coding sequence ATGGCACGCAGCAGTATTCGCCTGTCGACGAACATCCTCCGCACCCAGATCGCGGTGCTGCTCGGCGCGCTGCTGGTCGCGTTCGGCCTGTCGCTGTGGCAGTCGCACGAGCTTCTTGTGCACCAGTTCGAGGAGCGGGCACTGGCCATAGCGAACACGGTGACCGTGGCCCCGGGTATCGCCGACGCGGTCGTGGCCGGCGATCCCAGCGGTTTCGTCCAGGAGCGGGCCGAGGCCATCCGCCACTCGACGGGGGCGTTGTTCGTCGTCGTCACCGACGACCACGGCATCAGGCTCTCGCATCCGGTGCCCGAGCGCATCGGCGAGCACGTGTCGACCGACCCGAGCGAAGCGCTCGCCGGCAAGACCGTCGTCAACATGGAGCACGGGACGCTGGGTCTGTCGGCCCGCGCCAAGGTGCCGCTGCGCACCGACGGCGGCCGGATCGTGGGCGAGGTCTCGGTCGGCATCGATGCGGAGGAGATCGCCGCGAGCCTGGGGCGGCTGCTGCCGTCGATAGCCCTGTACTCGGGCATCGCGCTGACGGTGGGGGTCGTCGGTTCGCTGTTTCTGGCCCGACGCCTGAAGCGGCAGACCTTCGGTCTCGAGCTGAACGAGATCGCGACTCTGCTGCAGGAGCGCGAGGCCATGCTGCACGGCGTCGCGGAGGGCGTCATCGGCATCGGTCCGTCCGGCCGGATCGCCCTCATCAATGACGAGGCGCGCCGGTTGCTCGGGCTCGACGACGCCGCTGTGGGCGTGCAGGTGGACCGCACGACCCCGCCCGGGCGCATCCGCGATGTTCTCACCGGAACGGTGGCCGGCAGCGACCTCGTGGTGCTCACCGACGAGCACTGCCTCGTGATGAACCGCATGCCGGTGTCGATGCAGGGGCGCGACCTCGGCCACATCGTGACGATCTCGGATCGCACCGAGCAGGAGGGGCTGCTGCGCGAGCTCGACAGCGTGCGCGGACTCACCGACGCGCTCCGCGCCCAGCAGCACGAGTTCGCGAACCGCGTGCATGCCCTCTCCGGCATGCTCGAGCTCGGGCGCTTCGACGAGGCCGTGGACTACGTCGCGGAGCTGTCGGCCACGGCGACCGATCTGGCGACCCGGCTGCAGCGGCAGATAGCAAGCCCTCAGCTCGTGGGCCTCCTGGTGGCCAAGTCCGTCGTCGCCGCCGAGCGCGGCGTCGCGCTCGTGCTGACCGACGAGTCGGACCTGGCCGAAGGCGAGGCCGACGCCCGGGCGCTGTTGACCGTGCTGGGCAACCTGGTCGATAACGCCATCGACGCCGCAGTGGTGGGCCCCGGGCCGCATCGCGTGGAGGTCGACGTGCGCTGCGTCGGCGACAGCGTGCGGGTGCGCGTGCGCGACAGCGGACCGGGCGTCGACCCGGAGATCGCCGAGGCCGTCTTCGAGGACGGCTTCACGACGAAGCCCGACGACGGCGTCCGTCGCCGTGGGCTCGGACTCGCCCTCGTGCACCGGGTCGTCGCCCAGCACGCCGGACGCATCGAGGTCTCGCCCGGTCCGGGCGCGGTGTTCACCGTCACGCTGCCGCGGCACGCCGCCGGCACGCCGGTGGCGACGGAGATGACGGCATGA